The following proteins are co-located in the Echinicola sp. 20G genome:
- a CDS encoding glycoside hydrolase family 3 N-terminal domain-containing protein codes for MKLTRYVSVLIMLLMGEGVYAQTTVPIYKQSNMEVDKRVTDLLGRMTLEEKVAQMRMFHAQIGVELNEQGELDLSEKVIQKLSIGVGGIKNPGEHLSPEKAALLNNKLQKYIIEHNRLGIPAFFVTESYNGVDAEGCTSFGRPINMAATFNRELVNSVYDAVGREARLRGLHLTHSPEADIVRDPRFGRMSEAFSEDTYLTTQMIISAITGLQGGYDGLNATHIGAVAKHFAGYAQVSGGTNFASIEISPRTLIDEIFPPFKAAVQEANTLGIMASHGDINGVASHANPWLLTEVLREQWGFEGYVVSDANDIGRLHYFMKVAETPEDAAILGLTAGVDLDLYAEDAYALLPEIIKEMPEIEGYIDQSAARVLRTKFILGLFDAPFIELEKVSTAVRSKHHLTLAQEADRESIILLKNERVLPLSAQEPQKIALVGPLLGKEVKKQFQAIAGKEIEFIEKKGFDLTNGVRDVPQLMSGEEQRKGIEEIVKSSVEADVVVAFVGGDEFTAKEGFFNNALGDRDNINPVGLQDELIEELKKLGKPLIVVLKHRRTLSINAFNEKADAILDCWDLSEQGNYALAEVLFGKVNPSGKLPVTVPLSIGQFPFHYSQKEINYKKGYLFNENNPLYPFGYGLSYTTFGYSPVRLSNTVLHDDTSIKATVKVTNTGKRRGKETVQLYIKDLIGTVVRPMQELKGFKKIDLKPGESQEVTFEIKPEMLEYTGLNMKKEQGKGEFELRIGSSCQSFQAVNFMFE; via the coding sequence ATGAAGTTAACAAGGTATGTATCTGTATTAATTATGCTACTAATGGGAGAGGGAGTTTATGCCCAAACTACTGTTCCTATTTATAAACAATCCAACATGGAGGTTGATAAACGGGTGACTGATTTGCTTGGGCGTATGACCCTTGAAGAAAAAGTAGCCCAAATGCGAATGTTTCATGCCCAAATAGGAGTAGAACTCAATGAGCAGGGAGAACTGGATCTTTCTGAAAAAGTGATTCAAAAATTAAGTATAGGCGTAGGTGGAATAAAAAATCCGGGGGAGCATTTATCTCCCGAAAAAGCGGCTTTATTAAATAACAAACTTCAAAAATATATTATAGAACATAACCGATTGGGTATACCCGCTTTCTTTGTGACGGAGTCCTACAACGGGGTCGATGCTGAAGGGTGTACAAGTTTTGGACGGCCCATCAATATGGCTGCCACATTTAACCGAGAGCTAGTCAATAGCGTCTATGATGCAGTAGGGAGGGAAGCACGCTTGCGAGGTCTACACCTTACTCATTCGCCAGAGGCGGATATTGTTCGGGATCCACGCTTTGGGAGAATGAGTGAGGCATTTAGTGAAGATACTTACCTAACCACGCAAATGATCATCAGTGCAATTACGGGTTTACAAGGTGGTTATGATGGATTGAATGCTACACATATAGGAGCAGTGGCCAAGCATTTTGCAGGATATGCACAAGTATCTGGAGGAACTAATTTTGCCTCCATCGAAATTTCTCCAAGGACCCTAATTGATGAGATTTTTCCTCCATTCAAGGCAGCTGTTCAGGAGGCCAATACCCTTGGAATAATGGCATCACATGGGGATATTAATGGGGTGGCGAGCCATGCCAATCCTTGGCTACTGACAGAAGTGCTTCGAGAACAGTGGGGTTTTGAAGGTTATGTAGTTTCTGATGCCAATGACATTGGTAGATTACATTATTTCATGAAAGTGGCCGAAACCCCAGAAGATGCTGCTATTTTGGGCTTAACAGCAGGAGTGGATCTGGATCTATATGCGGAGGATGCCTATGCGTTGCTGCCTGAAATAATCAAGGAAATGCCAGAAATTGAGGGGTATATTGACCAGTCTGCGGCCAGGGTATTAAGAACCAAATTTATCCTTGGTCTATTTGATGCTCCCTTTATTGAGTTAGAAAAGGTAAGTACCGCTGTAAGATCCAAACATCATTTGACCTTGGCCCAGGAAGCCGATCGGGAGTCGATTATTTTATTAAAAAATGAGAGGGTATTACCATTATCAGCCCAAGAACCTCAGAAAATTGCCTTGGTAGGGCCCTTGTTAGGAAAAGAAGTGAAAAAACAGTTTCAAGCCATTGCAGGGAAAGAAATTGAATTTATTGAAAAAAAGGGGTTTGATTTGACCAATGGCGTACGGGATGTTCCCCAATTGATGTCCGGTGAAGAACAAAGAAAGGGAATTGAAGAAATCGTTAAAAGCAGTGTGGAAGCCGATGTGGTGGTCGCCTTTGTAGGTGGAGATGAATTTACAGCTAAGGAGGGATTTTTTAACAATGCTCTTGGCGATCGGGACAATATTAATCCTGTAGGACTTCAGGATGAGTTGATTGAGGAGCTTAAAAAACTTGGAAAGCCTTTGATTGTAGTGTTAAAGCACAGAAGGACACTTTCGATAAATGCATTTAATGAAAAAGCTGATGCTATTCTGGACTGTTGGGATCTCAGCGAACAGGGGAATTATGCGCTAGCAGAAGTGCTTTTTGGAAAGGTAAATCCTTCCGGTAAGCTTCCCGTCACCGTGCCCCTTTCTATTGGACAATTTCCCTTTCATTACAGTCAAAAGGAAATCAATTACAAAAAAGGCTACCTGTTTAATGAAAACAATCCTTTGTACCCTTTTGGGTATGGCCTAAGTTATACAACCTTCGGTTATTCCCCCGTCAGACTTTCTAATACTGTATTACATGATGATACGTCCATTAAGGCTACCGTTAAGGTGACCAATACGGGTAAACGAAGAGGTAAAGAAACTGTGCAACTCTATATCAAAGATCTGATTGGTACAGTGGTACGTCCCATGCAAGAACTAAAGGGGTTTAAAAAAATAGACCTGAAGCCAGGAGAGAGTCAAGAGGTTACCTTTGAAATTAAACCTGAAATGCTGGAGTATACCGGTTTAAATATGAAGAAAGAACAAGGGAAAGGGGAGTTTGAACTCCGAATAGGTAGTTCCTGCCAATCTTTTCAAGCAGTGAATTTTATGTTTGAATAA
- a CDS encoding sulfatase, with the protein MSFSINVRIPVLERLSIVFLLFIGFSCGQSGRSLNELHNNKRKTVLSRPNILWLVTEDMGPYIAPFGDSTAYTPNLNRLANEGVIYPNLYSTSGVCAPSRAAIATGMYPSSIGANHMRTNSYNEEVGIPKYEAVPGPEVRMISEWLREEGYYCTNNYKEDYQFKAPVTAWDESGPYAHWRNRTEGQSFFSVVNFTETHESGLFDPYGFRHIETRHYYAGDTSYKWADGRMDEEETPVHISKDTEFPIPPYLPSTPVVKRDMWKMYNNISEMDRQLGAVLKQLEEDGLLENTIIFFYGDHGGPLPRQKRLIYDSGLNTPMIIRFPHSRRAGSEDNQLISFVDFAPTLLSLVGVAPKDYMHGRAFLGDYQANEERQFIHAAADRFDAYTDAIRAVRDKQYKYIRNFRPHQGYYLPISYREEIPTMKEMLRLRKAGELDPVQAQWFRESKPREELYDCVTDPHELNNLAEDPKYQDKLQILSHELDRWIQEIGDQPNLPENQLINQLWEGQNTQPKTEAPLVKVENGEIRMSNNTEGASIAYKVMDKKGRKSQVWRLYHGSIKVPNGSKIMVKAHRIGYKPSELVEVLLDQ; encoded by the coding sequence ATGTCATTCTCCATCAATGTCAGAATTCCCGTTTTGGAAAGGCTAAGTATAGTATTCTTGCTTTTCATTGGTTTTAGTTGCGGCCAATCTGGAAGGTCCCTTAATGAGCTGCATAACAATAAAAGAAAAACAGTCTTGTCAAGGCCCAATATCCTATGGTTGGTCACGGAAGACATGGGACCCTATATAGCTCCCTTTGGCGATTCTACCGCGTACACCCCTAATTTAAACCGCCTGGCCAATGAAGGGGTTATTTATCCCAACTTATATTCTACATCGGGAGTATGTGCTCCCAGTAGAGCAGCCATTGCCACAGGCATGTACCCTTCAAGTATTGGAGCCAATCACATGCGGACCAATTCATATAATGAAGAGGTGGGAATTCCTAAATATGAAGCAGTTCCAGGCCCAGAAGTGAGGATGATCAGTGAATGGCTGCGTGAGGAAGGTTATTATTGTACCAATAATTATAAGGAGGACTACCAATTTAAGGCACCAGTAACTGCTTGGGATGAAAGCGGTCCATATGCCCATTGGCGAAACAGGACAGAAGGCCAGTCTTTTTTTTCGGTAGTTAACTTTACGGAAACCCATGAATCAGGACTGTTTGATCCTTATGGGTTTCGGCACATAGAGACCAGGCATTACTATGCTGGGGATACCAGCTACAAGTGGGCTGATGGTAGAATGGACGAAGAAGAAACACCTGTTCACATCAGCAAGGATACTGAATTTCCTATTCCCCCATATTTACCTAGCACCCCTGTTGTGAAGCGGGATATGTGGAAAATGTATAATAATATCTCTGAGATGGATCGGCAATTGGGGGCCGTTTTAAAACAATTGGAGGAAGATGGATTGCTGGAAAATACCATTATATTTTTTTATGGTGACCATGGAGGTCCATTACCCCGGCAAAAACGGCTGATTTATGATTCAGGACTGAATACTCCAATGATCATCCGTTTCCCCCATTCTCGCCGGGCAGGCTCAGAAGATAATCAACTGATCAGCTTTGTTGATTTTGCCCCCACCCTATTGTCCTTGGTGGGCGTAGCGCCAAAGGATTATATGCACGGAAGGGCTTTTTTGGGAGATTATCAGGCCAATGAGGAAAGACAATTTATCCATGCTGCAGCAGACCGCTTCGATGCCTATACGGATGCTATTCGCGCGGTAAGGGATAAGCAGTATAAATACATTAGAAATTTTCGCCCACATCAAGGGTATTACCTTCCCATATCCTATCGGGAGGAAATCCCTACTATGAAGGAAATGTTGAGGTTAAGGAAAGCAGGAGAATTAGATCCTGTTCAAGCCCAATGGTTCCGCGAAAGCAAACCCAGAGAAGAATTATATGACTGTGTTACGGATCCTCATGAACTCAATAACCTGGCGGAAGACCCAAAATACCAGGATAAACTCCAGATATTGAGTCATGAACTGGATAGGTGGATACAGGAAATCGGTGACCAGCCAAATTTACCTGAAAATCAATTGATCAATCAGCTTTGGGAGGGCCAAAATACTCAACCAAAAACAGAGGCCCCTTTGGTGAAAGTGGAAAATGGAGAAATTAGGATGAGTAACAACACAGAAGGAGCTTCTATCGCTTATAAAGTAATGGACAAAAAAGGTCGAAAATCTCAAGTATGGAGATTATACCATGGGTCAATAAAAGTCCCCAATGGATCTAAAATAATGGTAAAAGCTCACCGAATAGGGTATAAGCCCAGTGAATTGGTAGAGGTGCTCCTTGATCAATGA
- a CDS encoding sulfatase translates to MNNVSHLFYGIALLIFCGCKSSFKEKSNTTTLDNPNVLFIAVDDLNTWLGCLKDYSNTKTPNLDKLASQGILFSNAHCQAPLCGPSRASIMTGLRPSTTGIYGMILDEKIRSDNPATKDIVFLPEYFRESGYYTMGIGKLFHDHAPDGVFDESGGRVKGFGPLPKERFVWDGFGNSDREHYGRTSTDWGAYPEQDDMMPDHQSASWVIDRLNKKYDRPFFIGLGFLRPHVPLYVPQKWFDLHPLEGIEVPPYRSDDLEDIPEVGLKINDLPMMPSTKWAMENGEWKKIIQAYLACVSFVDHQIGRVLEALEKSKYADNTVIVLWSDHGYRLGEKGTFAKHALWNPATNAPLMFKAPSLSRGKVINAPVEMLDIYPTLLDLCGLDAYGKNEGKSLVPLMKGENNGTGQMAITTFGMNNHAVRTKNHRYIQYEDGSKEFYDLIADPNEWINQANNPKYAEIVNDLKASLPNNNAKWDENSSYKFQPYFVEQKARTSKR, encoded by the coding sequence GCAGTGGATGATTTAAATACATGGTTAGGGTGTTTGAAAGATTATTCCAACACCAAAACTCCAAATTTAGACAAACTTGCTTCCCAAGGTATTTTGTTCTCAAATGCACACTGTCAAGCCCCTCTTTGTGGCCCCTCTAGAGCATCGATTATGACCGGACTCCGTCCCTCTACTACAGGGATATATGGGATGATACTGGATGAAAAAATTCGGTCTGATAATCCCGCGACTAAGGATATAGTATTTCTCCCAGAATATTTTAGGGAAAGTGGTTATTACACGATGGGGATCGGTAAATTGTTTCATGACCATGCACCAGATGGTGTTTTTGATGAGTCGGGAGGTAGGGTAAAAGGGTTTGGTCCTTTGCCAAAAGAAAGGTTTGTTTGGGATGGTTTTGGTAATTCGGACCGTGAACATTATGGTCGCACAAGTACCGATTGGGGAGCATATCCAGAACAGGATGATATGATGCCTGACCATCAATCTGCCAGCTGGGTGATAGACCGGCTTAACAAAAAGTATGATCGACCTTTTTTTATTGGATTGGGCTTTTTGAGACCACATGTACCCCTTTATGTACCTCAAAAGTGGTTTGATCTACATCCTTTAGAAGGGATTGAAGTACCCCCATATCGCTCAGATGATCTAGAGGATATTCCAGAAGTTGGGCTTAAAATAAATGATTTGCCCATGATGCCCTCTACCAAATGGGCCATGGAGAACGGGGAATGGAAAAAAATAATTCAAGCCTATTTGGCCTGCGTGAGTTTTGTAGACCACCAAATCGGAAGGGTACTTGAAGCGCTTGAAAAAAGTAAATATGCGGATAATACGGTAATCGTTTTATGGTCTGATCATGGATATCGTTTAGGAGAAAAGGGAACCTTTGCCAAACATGCATTATGGAATCCTGCTACAAATGCGCCTTTAATGTTCAAAGCACCAAGCCTATCAAGAGGCAAAGTAATTAATGCACCAGTGGAAATGCTGGACATTTATCCTACTTTGTTGGATTTGTGTGGTCTTGATGCTTACGGAAAAAATGAAGGAAAGAGTCTGGTACCCCTGATGAAAGGAGAAAATAATGGTACCGGCCAAATGGCCATTACCACTTTTGGAATGAATAACCATGCGGTAAGGACAAAAAATCATCGATATATTCAGTATGAAGACGGCTCAAAGGAGTTTTACGACCTTATAGCAGATCCCAATGAATGGATAAATCAAGCAAACAACCCCAAATATGCCGAAATAGTCAATGATTTAAAGGCAAGTTTACCAAATAATAATGCAAAATGGGATGAAAATTCCTCCTATAAATTCCAGCCCTATTTTGTGGAACAAAAAGCCAGGACCAGTAAGCGTTAA